Proteins from one Anthonomus grandis grandis chromosome 8, icAntGran1.3, whole genome shotgun sequence genomic window:
- the LOC126739705 gene encoding glutathione S-transferase theta-1-like — protein MSKPLKLYYDLISQPSRALYMFLKLTGIPFESHQVALRKNEHRSDEFKQNLNRFQKVPFIHHGDFKLAESVAITSYLCREYRDKVADHWYPKDSQGQARVDEYLSWQHVNARMPLAMYFVHAWMIPMLTQSPPDADTIATHESNMETSLDEIEELWLSQGHKFIVSDEISVADLFAAAELEQPKVAGYDVTKGRPLLEAYLKRVRESCNPVYDEAHGFINKLASKNKAKL, from the exons atGTCGAAGCCCTTAAAACTCTACTACGACCTTATATCGCAACCCTCAAGGGCGCTCTACATGTTTCTAAAGTTAACGGGAATACCATTCGAATCCCATCAAGTAGCCCTACGAAAAAATGAGCATCGCTCCGACGAATTCAAACAAAACCTAAACAGGTTCCAAAAAGTACCTTTCATTCACCATGGCGACTTTAAATTAGCCGAAAGCGTTGCCATCACCAGCTACTTATGTCGAGAGTATAGAGATAAGGTAGCTGATCATTG gTATCCCAAAGATAGCCAAGGGCAAGCGAGGGTGGATGAGTATCTCTCCTGGCAGCATGTCAATGCAAGAATGCCATTGGCAATGTATTTTGTCCATGCGTGGATGATTCCCATGTTAACTCAGAGCCCTCCAGATGCAGACACAATAGCCACTCACGAATCCAATATg GAAACCAGCTTAGATGAAATTGAAGAGCTCTGGCTCTCACAAGGACACAAGTTTATAGTAAGCGATGAAATTTCCGTAGCAGATTTATTTGCAGCTGCTGAGTTGGAACAGCCGAAAGTAGCGGGCTATGATGTTACTAAGGGTCGACCCTTGCTGGAGGCTTATTTGAAAAGGGTTAGAGAATCGTGCAATCCAGTTTACGATGAAGCTCACGGTTTCATTAATAAGTTGGCATCAAAGAATAAGGCGAAGTTGTGA